The region CCAACATCTGACCCAGGTtaatgttctgattggctgtcaagaTCTGATTAGCGATTATCTGCCCTCCAGGCCCCTGACTGGTAATGATGTGACCCCCGGGATGCTGAGTCAGGAACTGACCCCCCGCCTGAAGCCCCGGTAACAGGAACTGGTGGTTTTGGCCCTGCAGGACAGTTTGCGAGGGAATGACAATGCTGCCCTGTTGGTTTAACAAGTGAACACTGAGCGGTTTTCCTGACGTTTGGGGGCCCTGTTGCTTAAAGAGCGCTTGAGAGAACTGCGTTCCCTGTGACGTGGCCTGTGTGCTCAAGACTACATTTGAGCCATGCTTCCCGAGGAACGTTACATTCTGACCAGCTGATACTGGGATTTGCTGCACCCCCAGAGCCTTATTAGCATCATTTGGCAAGGCATGTGGAGCAGGAAGCTGTTGCTGCTGCTTGAAGACTTTGGGTTGGATGGCTCCCCCTTGCGGAGGTTTGGGCTGTATTGGTGTTGGCGTTCGCTGGATGATGACATTCTGCATAATTTGGCCTTGAGGCTGGGTTTGAGATCCAATTCCGGCACCCAAAGAGGCATTACCGAAACCCACAATGCCACCAGGAGCGGCCATTGTAGTTGCACTGTTGTTAGTATTTGTGTTGCTTAAGCAGACAGCCGGCCCATTTAAGGCAGGGGACCCTAGAGTGGCCTTTCCCCCTTGAATTAAAAGTCCTCCCCCTGAACTCAAAACAGAGCCTCCAAGCCCAGCCTGCGTTCCAGCACTTGCTGCCTCAGGCCCAGGTTGATGCAATTGGTAGCCACCCATGGTTTTCGTCAAGATCTGCTGCCCAGATGGATTTATAGTCATTACAGTGGGTTGGCCCACAACTTGAATTTGTCCAATGCCCAACGGTCCAGACTGACTGCCATTCGGTAAGGCCTGAAGGCTCGAAATAGGTTGAAGGGTAACATTTCCAAGCCCGACTTGTTGCACGAATGGCTGGACGCTGATAGCTTTGTTCATGACCTGGGGTTGAAGCTGCAGGCCTGGATGTGCCAGGACTGAGCTGAGCATGTCTGGGGTGGCATTAGAGGGTGCAGTAGGGGTGCCTTGGTTTGGAAAAATCTGAGTTGCACCTCCAATGCCCACCCCAGACAGGCCAGCATCAGGCAGGGGTTGGACCACCTGCGTAAGGCCAGTCAGCCCAAACTGACTGAGGTCGAGCTCAGCATCTGCCTCTTGAAGGCTCTGTTCTGTGATGTTAGCCTCTGCCAGACTCTGCTGCAAAATGTCACAAGGCTCATGATTTGTCCCAACACCATTGCTTCCATTGTCTCCTCCCGGCGATCCCCCCAAGATGTCATCTTCCAAGAAGTCCAAATCAACGCTGACTCTTGGAAGGCCTGGCTCATTTGTCGACAGCTGAGCCTGTGGCTGGACCTCAGGAACGTGGCCCTGGAAGACACAGAGAAACCAACGTCAGCTGCTAAAACTTCACACATTCAGAATCACAAAGGAATAAAATAGCAGGGATGGATCTGGAATGGTCGCAGGCTTCTTGGACTGACTGCTGTAGATGCAGATCTGGTGTGCAATGCATCTGATGCGGATGGTGGGTCTGAGGAACATGTGCTACAAAAAAGGTTGGAGGCAGAGAGGTTGGCACAAATGGGGGATATTACTCACCCCAGTGCTGGAGAAGAACGAGCTGGACGGGTCACTTGAGCCATCCAAAAGGTCATCagtgtccagctatagacagatATACCCAGGATAGGACAGGCAGAAATCACCACAGCACACAGACAGGCGTGTGAAAGCGACAGGGAGCAGATGCATAAGGGGCAAATAGGCAGACAGAGAGGGAAAGGCAAGGGAAGAGCAGAGTGAGGACAGTGCACCAATCAACCAGAACAAAACGCAGGCATAACCAAGTTAAAAGGCCAagcaaaaaggaaagaaaacaggAGTCAAAAGACAGGAAAATCAGATTAGTATGTCATATATGTGAATTAACCAAAGAGGGGGAAATCAGGGCTGCAATTAAGAGCAGCAATAATGTTGTAAAGAAAAGATCAATAAGCTGGAAAACCGGTGTAGGggcagaaatgtaaaaataacccGGAAAGGATTAGGAGGTTCAGGGAATTCTGTGATTTATCTGGGTTCTAGTTTCAAAGTGGGATTTCTGCCTTTCCCACCAGTGAAGCTTGCAAaaatctgagttttttttttttttcacttcagtaCTCACTTGTGTTTCTGATCCATGAAGAAAATCATTGAGTGCTTGTGGGTCACTGtacaacaagaaatgtgttattCAGCTGggtttacacacaaataatgttTAAACCTGAAGTTATGTGCAAAGTTATCGGTTGTTTAAGGTGCAACTTACCAAATTACATCTAGCAAGCACCTGCCATCTTCATCATCCATGTCaactgtgaaaaagaaaaaaaagtgcacaaataTTAGTCCTGTGAACATACGTCTATTTTTAACAAATCAGCTAAACATTACACAGGACTCAAAGGCAAATACTTCCTCAGCAGTGAAATGTAGGTCATTTAATTCACACTCAATTTGATATTTGGATTGGATCATGTCTTAGACTAATGAAAACAAAGTAGAACATCAATTGGCATGTGCTTTAAATGTGAAAAACCTGTATGTGTTATCAATCTAAAGAAAAGGAAATCACACGTATGacaaaaatgcaaataatattAAAAGCAGACTGCAAAGCAAAAATGCAAGGTTAAGGCAAATGCCGTCAGGTAAATCTAAATCAGTGTCatgtcaaaaatataaaaagaaagaaacataacATGGAAACCAATCAAGTTTATTGTATTATACTAGCACATATTTGTAACAAAATATGATACAAAAACCACGTTAAATCTTGccattattattaaccaatcattatggTTACTGTTCTAGTGAATACACTGCAACCACGAAAACACTACATAGACCGATTTATGTTGGCCAACACATTCGTTGTTGACAAAACAAACGTATGTTGAAATATAACGCTTTTTAAAGCCTGTACAAGTAACTATTACAACACAAACGAGTGAATGTGTTCACATCCTTAGAAAGCAGCAGCTGAACTTTCGTGCACAGTCTGTAGCGCGAGAGAAGTTTAGGGAAAAAGCGCGCGCATCACCTCACATTGTCCCACGGCCAGAAAATCACCAGAGGGTCAAATATCACGATTTACAGACTCACAAAGACCAATTCTCACCAGTTTATCAGACTCTGGTGAGTCGCCGCGCTGTTCGCGGTCACAGTCTCCATCTAAACACATCAAACCCACAGAAGGTAGGCGGGGACGCCGCTAACGTTTGTTAGGACTAAAACACTCTCTGAAGAGCACACAGATCATCATTAACGAATATCTGCGAGCGCTTCTTCTGTCAGAGATCGGTTTAGCTCATTTTGAGCGCCTCACATCAGAAGAGACTCCGAGAGACACTCTCTGCAGGACACGGCGGTTATTTACGCGTTTGTAAAGCTGTAACAACTCCCTCGACATGCCCATATGATTTTATTTGCAACCATTTTACAAGTTTAACACTAAAGGACGCCTTTAAATCGTGTTTTTTTCGCTCGTTCTGCAGAATATTCAGTTAAGTTAGCGGTAGCTAGCTAGCTTCCTAGCTCTAATATGTGCGTTTAAAGACGCAACACGAACAAATCTGACAATAACTGACTGTAAACACGCAGTATTTCTGCCATAAGAGCGCATTCAGTGGAGACAATGCACATAATTGGTGAATATCTGGTCGGCGTCCAATAGACGCAATTGCGTAGCCTATCTTTATCCCTGCTAAATATGAGTTTATGTTGGAATACTCTTGGATCAGGGGAGATGTTTGGGAATTCGCTGTAAAATCTCCCTGTTCGCCGAGCTACGCGGCGAGCTGGATATATGAAGCAGAAAGAGGCGAGGTCTGCACGCGAATGTTGCAGTATTTATTGAGAATTATAGAAGAATTGCTACATTGTATTAAACTCACCGAGACGATAGAAGTGCAGCGGCACGGGGTCTCCAGTGCGGCCCTGCACGGGCTCCGCGTCAGGACCCAACACAAGCAGGAAACAGAGGCCCGCCGCAAGCGCCTGATCAATAAACAACACTACACCGAAGATGTTGTTACTGCAGCAGCACACATTTGTCCTTTTTACGTTTTTATTTGTGTATCAGTTGCATTGTGAAAGTAGGGAAATATTGTGCTGTATTAAATTGAAAAACATGATCTTGTTTCGCGGTTGTATACATAAGATACATCCTCCAATGACAACAGTTTAACCTTGATGTGAATGAGCAACATAACTCATTACCTCTTTTGATCATTTTATACATAAGCAAGATTGTAACACTAGCTTtcatataattacaattatatatatacattaattacCTTAAATGTGTATATAAGCAAGCTGACCAACCCTTATCCACccatatacatatgtattttattattttaaaattatttattattattattatttcaaacaaGAAGGAAAGAGTGTAATCAAGGGGATATACAAGAACATTAAGAGTCCTAATAATGTTTACTACAGCGAAGTTCAGTTTTCTACTATATTAATGTTTTGCGTATATATATTTCAGCCAATTTGCGATCAAATGAATTGCATAAATCTGGTAATCATCCTCCCAGCACCACAGAGAAATGCAAGGATGGACTCTCTCCACAATAACAATCAGGCGTTCGTCAGTACAGCTTCACCTGGGGTCCGGATGTTTTTATGACAAAGGAGTGTGTTTTGATGAAACACTGCGGCTCTCATTGGCCCTCTTTGTTAAACATCACAGCTAAGGGGTGGCGCGACCTCAAGCGTTACAGCGGAGGATTGGCTTCTTGTAATAAAGGCTAAAATTAACCATTTGCCCCCTCACAAAAAGGCATTTCTATTAAGTATGTAAAAGGGGCGTGGTCTTCCTTTTTGTTTACAGCCATTGATTGGTCCACTTGAGTCGTGCTTGAATATTGCTTACTACAGTAAGGGTGTGGCTTGGAGCTTCACGAGCTGCTGCTTTAAAATCATCGCTGCCTGATGTTGTGATGATTTATCACAATTAATAGATTTTCATCCGCCGCCGCCCTCTCCTTCCTCTTCGTCTCCTCTCAACTGCGCATGCGCTCCAGTCAACACAGACGTCTTTCAGCCATGTCATAATCGCTCGGAGCAGTATGTAACTCGATCAATCTCGTTAAATTGTGTCGACGAAGTATTACAAAAGAGACCAACCTATACGCGACCCTTCGTTATTCCAGATTGTAGTAATAAGGCACTAATTCTGTTGTCGCTGTACACAGTCTCCAGCAGAGGGCGCCAATGCAGCATTTCATGACGCTCTCCGCAATGACAACAATGACTTTTCAGTATTACataagtttgatttttttttctctctgaatgGACATGCTCGTTGATGTTGCTGTTCTTACTCCAAAAAGGGATGTCAtcattgtacataaaaaaaaaatcccacaatgcattcAAACATATCtcatatatacaattttaacatGCGTATAAAatcgtaaaaaaataaataaattccatattatttacatttagtcatttagcagacgcttttatccaaagcgacttacaaatgaggacagtggaagcaatcaaaatcaacaaaagagtaatgatatataagtgctataacacaCAGAGTATTGCATTAACAAGCGcagggttgggggttcgaatcccagggaacacatgttaggaaaaattgTCGCTTAAAGTCGCTTAAAGCGtcggctaaatgcataaatatataaagtggtatgaaaagccatgtttctgaatgaaagaaaaatgatgcaatgtagacagagaagaaaagTGGCCCAAGAGCTGAGCCCTTATATAATTATCTATCTATAATAGATATTATAGCCTACTGCTGTTTCATCTGAGATGTTCTCATAATATCGCACTAGCAATACTAGTACTTTCTGACAAAAAAACAATATCTACACATTTCAGTCCTGTTAGCATAAACACGAGATAATTCATTAGTCTTGGTTCTTgtttttagaaagaaagaaaaaacacacaagaattatatatttttttctactaaaCTCAAATAACAAACATCTTTTCACTGTTAAACACATCGACAGTGAAGCCAAGCAGCATATTATAAACACAAGAAAACTAATAATAAAGGTGGAAATACTATCAAAACACGTAGAGCAATTGTGAatacagattaaattaaaattcaagagGGTCAGTCCATATGTATGTTGTTTTGAatcattttcaaaatcattttattcattttgaaaagcctttaaaacgtgaaacaaatctatatttaaaataaatctatattaatCTATATAAAACTGTGCTGCCAAATTAGCTAACATATCGTTACCCCAAAATTATGCCTCTTTGTTTTGCACAAAGACACCACATTTAACAAAAAGGGATGATATCTTCCTTTCCGGACGAAATGTCTCAAATTctatatattaacattaaatttgATGTAGCTATCAGtataactgtattacttaatagGTAAGGAcatcaattttttaaaaaaaagaaagatatacactttcaatatatatttctgtAACTAAGGAATCATAATTTCACACCCCTAAAATGCCGCGTCTCCTGGTTTCCATGGTAACACCATCATTCTTTACGACAGCTTACTGCCGTGTTCTGTCAGACCGGTGTCGTAGGTTTTTGCAGAATCACCATGGCGTCTGTGTTGAAGGAGACTGCTGGGTTATATGAGACGCTGAAAGCCGAGTGGAACAAGAAGAATCCAAATCTTAATAAATGCGGCGAGACCCTGAGCAAGCTAAAGGTAGGACCAAAGATATATACCAACAATAATAACGTTACTCCTAAATTGTAGAAACAGTCCGTTGTTGCTGAGCTGTTAGCAGCGCTGCTATCGAGAAGCGTTCAGTCCGATTGATTCCTGTTTAACAAcaaacactatattttatgtttttgaacttACATCATACAAAcacagattatttttattaaattttgtgAATCTGGTTTGTTCAGCGCCAAATGACCAAGTTAGCTAGCAGATATCGAACCGATATAACGTTAGCAGTAAACAAGGAGACGGCGTATGTgaactgattaaaaaataaataaaaaaatacaaattaattcacAGGTAAcgttacgtttttttttctttttttctccatattttaaattattttgtcttgtatactattatttaatatgttggctaatataaaaaaaatacaccggTCTCTCAATTGACAGCTGTGAtagttattaaatgtaattttatgaacGTGAATCTGAACATTTTATgaaagcatcttttttttttttttgttttttttgtggtagATATCCCTGCTAGAATTGAACTTTCTACCAACTACTGGGACCAAGCTAACCAAACAACAGCTTATCCTTGCCAGTGAGTATAAATGacaatattttacttatttattttatagtaaactgttttcattatttgttattaattattattatttttttattgtaggaGATGTTTTGGAGATTGGAGCATTATGGAGCATTCTAAAGAAAGACATCCCGTCCTTTGAACGCTACATGGCTCAGCTTAAGTGTTATTACTTTGATTACAAGTAATTTTTCTTCTGTTTACTCACTATCACTCAGATTTGACTCAATGTGGGCTAACAATAGTTGTGCTGAAATCATGTATCGCCTACAACGCTGTATGTAGCTATCTGTAGTGTGATAAAATGCAGCATTCAAAAGGACTGGACATGCATTGTACACAGACCATCACATGTATGCACGAATATACATTAATGTTTCCAACGTAACTGCATTTCTTTGAGAAATAGATTGGAAATAGATTCTGAATGCAGTTCTAGTTAAATTTTCAGCATGTTATACCCTGAATTGTTTTGCTGGCTTTTTCTTTGCTCCGGTTATGGTCTGATTTCTTGTTAAATGTCACAGGGATGAGTTGCCCGAGTCAGCGTACAGGCACCAGTTGCTGGGTCTCAACTTGCTCTTCCTGCTGTCTCAGAACAGAGTGTCTGAGTTCCACACAGAGCTGGAGAGACTGAGCGCAAAAGACATCCAGACCAATGTCTACATCAGACATCCAGTCTCTTTAGAGCAGGTGtgggacactttttttttttttttttttttttctagttgcttattttaaatatcagtgtgttttttactatgtttttgtttctttattttcagtATCTGATGGAGGGCAGTTATAACAAGGTCTTTCTCGCTAAAGGAAATATTCCTGCTGAGAGCTACACCTTCTTCATTGATATTCTTCTTGATACTATTCGGTAGGGGTTATCTATGGTCTTATTTGCGAAATGGAGATGATGAACtgtcatttaaatgtttgtttgttttttgcttgtAGAGATGAGATTGCAGGTTGTATAGAGAAAGCATACGAACAGATTCAGTTCAATGAGGCCTCACGTGTGCTGTTCTTCTCCTCTCCGAAAAAGATGACCGAATATGCAAAGAAAGTAAGTTTTTGATGTTTGTCAGACATTGTCACTAGGCCTGTCACAATCATGAATTTTGAGGTTAGCTGTCATACAAACAGTTGCCATTAATAATTAAGCTTTATTTTTTCCTAAtatgtaatctttatttttactgttaATCATATATAACGTAATGCTGAACTTTATGATAAAACAATCCTATGTAATTTATTCAAAGAAGCACATTCATCTAAAAATgggttgaaaatgtactcaccgtcAAGGCAGATTTTAGCATTGAATCACTTGCtgaccaatggatgctctgcagtgaatgggtgccatcaaagtGAGAGActaaactgctgataaaaacatcacaataatccacactccatcagttaatgtcttgtgaagtaaaaaagctgcatgttcgtaagaaacaaatccatcattagtaTGTTTGTAACTTCAacccattgcttctggctaaaataccagTCATATATCCATTCTGGCTTGTGTTCTCTGCAGAGAGGCTGGACCCAGAGTCCTGATGGATACTATTCATTCAGTACCCAGCATCAAAAGACAGAGGAAGTGACCATCCCTTCCACAGAACTGGCCCAACAAGTCATCGAGTACGCAAGGCAGCTGGAAATGATTGTGTAGTGCAGATATAGCAGCATTTAGACACATGTATACATAAAGGTTCACGTTTATCCAATTATACAAATCAAACCATTGTACAGTGGCCATATGTCTGTACTCAGTTTAGCCAGAGGATGACATGGCTGCAAATAATGACTCTCAGATGATGAGACCAGAACTCTTTAGCCTACAAGTTATTAAGATCTACCTGTATCAGGGTCTCTCTGTATGATTGTGTGCTGCGTGTGTCAACCCTCCTGCATTACTGATCAACATCTAATGACTGGGTCTCAaggtgtttttgttttctaaataaaCGTTTAATATGTCTTATTTTGAAAATTCCTGTTGTTCCTCTCAACAAGGATGGTTTTTATCAAGAGTGAGTTTGTGTAGAAATGTGAGGAAGATTGGCCTGGCTGGCATTGTCACAAGACACTTCTGGTGAATAAAACCGTTTTTTTTTCGCACTCTTTTATAAAATGCCTTCTGGAACTCTGtacataataataaactaaacagAAATAATAACGTTATCATTTATATTGTGTTAGTTCGATGCAGGAACTAATGTGAAAATgtttcaaatgcaaaaaaagtGAGGTAAGTAGTTAATTTGATTTTTAAACTGATTAAATATTATCTGAATTTAACAGATGTGGTTTATAGTCTGCTTCCTGTTCAGGCAAGACAACCAAGCTTAAGTCACAGATGCATTAAGATGCACATTTTCGCATGCTTGACTCCCCATCTAACATTTAGAGGCAGGTCAGCTTTCAAACAATGTTTGCTGTACATATTTCTTTCATAGTTGCATTGTGTTTTGTTCTGGACTTAGCATATGCTTAGGCTTTTTTGTGTGCATGGGGTCTTTCCAAAAACGATGTTTGTGGTGGTATCAAGCTGGGGTGTCATATTCTATCTTCAAATGCATAACCCACATACAAAAGCGATCATCACTGGTGTCTTCGAGGATCATCTACAGCAGTTATCTTCAACTCTGCTGCTGGTGACCAAGTCctggagagtttagctccaaccctaatcaaacatacCTGCTAAATCAGGGTCTTGTGTTGAACAAGCTGGAAGTGAACTTTGCAGGCCAGTGGGCTTCCAGGAGCAGGGGTAAAGACCTCGAATTTACAGTATCACTgctttttgaatttttttgagGGCAGAGCAGAGGGATTTCTGGGTGGTTTTGGTGTCAGATCCCCGGGACTTAAACATCTGTTATCTTTCATTCTCTTCTGTGCAGGGTTGACCTCTAATTGTGAATCTTCTTATGGCAATTCAGATGAGCCTCCTGttttataaagaaaagaaaaccaagaGAAGTTTAATGCAAAACATGTCCAAGTTATATTTAACCCAATATATCTAAAGAAAAAAGCATGAAGGAAATTTAGTCTTTTTGAAGGAGCCTTGGAATTGTGGCATTA is a window of Carassius carassius chromosome 23, fCarCar2.1, whole genome shotgun sequence DNA encoding:
- the psmd8 gene encoding 26S proteasome non-ATPase regulatory subunit 8, with protein sequence MASVLKETAGLYETLKAEWNKKNPNLNKCGETLSKLKISLLELNFLPTTGTKLTKQQLILARDVLEIGALWSILKKDIPSFERYMAQLKCYYFDYKDELPESAYRHQLLGLNLLFLLSQNRVSEFHTELERLSAKDIQTNVYIRHPVSLEQYLMEGSYNKVFLAKGNIPAESYTFFIDILLDTIRDEIAGCIEKAYEQIQFNEASRVLFFSSPKKMTEYAKKRGWTQSPDGYYSFSTQHQKTEEVTIPSTELAQQVIEYARQLEMIV